In Prochlorococcus marinus XMU1406, the genomic stretch CTAAGGATATTCCAGAGGAATGGAATAAAAGATATGGTGAACTTTTAGGAATAAAGCCATCTAATGATTCAGAAGGTTGTCTTCAAGATGTTCATTGGAGTGAAGGTGCATTTGGATATTTCCCTTCATATTTGCTAGGTCATCTTATAAGCGCGCAAATATCTTCTCAAATGGAGAGAGATATTGGTTTGATAGATGATTTAATCCAAAATGGTGAATATCATAAAATCATCTTTTGGTTACGAAATAATGTTCATAAATATGGCAGATCAGTTAATTCTATGGAATTGATAAGAACGGTAACTGACAAAGAACTATCACCAAAGTATTTTATTAGTCATTTAAGGTCTAAAATAAATGATTTTTGATGAAACATTACTTTACAGAATTTGGTTTAGCGTGAGGATGTAGGATAAATAAAAATTATTTCTTGATGGCAAACCTTAATCAACCCCCAAGTAGGGTTATACCAAATTTATTGCATATACTAAATGCTTTCACTGACAGCTCGAATACAATAATTAACACTATTGTTGAATTGAACTCTAACACCATAAATAAATATGAATTAATTACAGAAACGGGTCACCTTAAACTTGATAGGGTAGGTTATTCTTCACTTGCTTATCCTTTTGCTTATGGATGTATACCAAGGACATGGGATGAAGATGGAGATCCACTTGATGTCGAAATTGTTAGTGTAACTGAGCCATTGATACCTGGATCTATTGTGGAGGCAAGGATTATTGGGGTGATGAAATTTGATGACGGTGGAGAGGTCGATGATAAGGTAATAGCGGTTCTCGCAGATGATAAAAGAATGGATCATATCTCTAGTTATGAAGACCTTGGAGAGCATTGGTTAAAAGAAACAAAGTATTATTGGGAGCACTACAAAGATCTAAAAAAACCTGGAACATGTACTGTTAATGGTTTTTTTGGGATAGAGGAAGCTGTTAAAGTGATTAAAGATTGTGAAGAGAGATACAAAAAAGAAATTGATCCTAAATTAGTAAATTAACTAATTTTTGTTTTCTCTAAATTCCTCAAATATTTCATTGAGTATTTTGTCGGCACCTTGGAGCTTTAATTTTTTTGCTAGTTCTATGCCTACTAGTTCAGGGGCATTAATATTGCCAATAACTTGATCTTTTATTAACCTTTCTCCATCAAGAGAGGCTACCATACCAGTAAGGTAAAGTAGTCCATTATCAATATTACTATTAACTCCTATTGGAACTTGGCATCCACCCTCAAGTTCTCTTAAAAAAGCTCTTTCTGCAAGACATCTTTGACTAGTGGGTTTATCTTCTAAGACATTTATGATTTCTAAAATTTTGTTATCGTCAGATTTACATTCAATGCCTAGAGCTCCTTGGCCAACGGCATGAAGGGAAATTTCACTTGGAATAATCTGGTGAATTCTTGATTCAAAGCCTAATCTTTTTAAACCAGCGGCCGCAAGAATTATACAATCAAATTCTCCGGCATCTAATTTTTCTATTCTTGTAATAACATTTCCCCTGATATCTTTGAAAACAAGATGTGGGTACTTATTTCTTAATTGTGCAAGTCTCCTTAGAGAGCTTGTTCCTACAATCGAACCTTTAGGTAAGGTTTCTAATTTATAACTGTCATTTTTTTTGCTTACTACTAAAGCATCTGCAGGATCTTCCCTTTTTGTAATGCATCCTAATTTCAGGCCATTAGGCAAATTGGTGGGTAAATCTTTCAGTGAATGTACTGCTATATCTGCATGGCCTACGAGCATTTGTGCTTCAAGTTCTTTTGTGAATAAGCCTTTGTCGCCTATTTTTGCTAACGCTACATCTAGGATTTTGTCACCTTGAGTTGCCATGGCTTCTATAGATACCTCTAAATTGGGAATATTCCTCTCTAGTTGATCTTTAACCCATAAAGTTTGAACCATTGCTAGTTTGCTTCTTCTACTAGCTATTTTCAGCTTAAAATTAGTCATTAAATATTATTTTGAGTTTAAATTAAAATAAAGTCGAATCTATTTTAAGCTATTCTTTAGCAAGTTTCTAAAGCTGAAAATTATACTTAACTTTTTTTATTTTATATATTCTTTTAAAACCCCATTTCGATTTGGATGTCTAAGTTTTCTAAGAGCTTTTGCTTCTATTTGTCTAATTCTTTCTCTCGTCACATCAAAAATTTGGCCAATTTCTTCAAGAGTTTTCATTCTTCCATCATCAATTCCATATCTCAATCTGAGAACATCTCTTTCCCTTGGACTTAGAGTGGCCAATACTCCTTCCAAATCTTCTCTTAATAAAGTTTTAGAAACATCTTGTTCTGGATTTTCTATATCAGCCTCTATAAAGTCTCCGAGTCTTGAGTCTTCTTCTTTTCCTATTGGAGTTTCTAAAGAAATAGGAAGCTGCGCACTTTTAGCTATAAATCTTAATTTTTCAATTGTCATTTCCATACTCTCAGCGATTTCTTCTTCACTAGGTTTCCTGCCAAATTCTTGGCTAAGAACTTTTGTAGTTTTTTTAATTCTTGATATTGTCTCGTATAAGTGAACTGGCAGTCTAATAGTTCTACTTTGATCTGCAATTGCTCTTGTAATGGCTTGGCGAATCCACCAAGTTGCGTATGTGGAGAACTTGTAACCTTTCTCATGGTCAAATTTTTCCGCTGCCCTAATAAGGCCCAAACTTCCTTCTTGGATTAAGTCTTGAAATGATAAACCTCTATTCATATATTTTTTAGCAATGGAAACAACCAATCTTAAATTTGATTGAACCATTTTTTCTTTAGCTCTCCTACCTAAAAGAAGTCTTCTTCGAAATTTGGCAAGAGGCATATCTATTAACTCAGCCCATTCTCTAACTGATGGGAAATGTCCTTTCTCTGATTCATATTGAGTTGCCAGTTCTTCTAATTGAAGTAAGTCAGCAATTTTTCTGGCAAGTTCAATTTCTTCATCTGGTCTTAAAAGTCTGATTCTTCCAATTTCTTGGAGATAAACTCTAATTGAATCTTCAGTGTAGATACCTTTTGGGCCAAGCTTAATATTCCCAAGCCCTTTATCTTCTTCTTCAGAATCATTAAATTCATTAGTATTTTCAATACTGCTTTCGTTTAATTTAGAAGATGTCTCTAAACTTTGAACATTTTTATTACTATCCTCTTCAACTACTGTTCCTAAGTTTGTATTAATTTTTTTATTGATCTTTTTTTTTGAGCTGGGGTTGGAATTCTTTGATTCAGCTGCTACTGGACACATGATTTACTCCTTTCTACGGTGAATTTAACTAGATAAAATTTTATTTAGGGCTAATTTGTACATTTAGTAGTAAATTTCCCCGTTAATTTGTAAAAGAACTTTTTAAGGAATTTGAATAAAAAAGTTTTTTAAACTGTTGAAAAATTTAAATAGTGTTATAGATTACCTAAAGTAAAAAGCCTTGGGATTTCTCAGACAGGCAGATCATTTTTTGAATTTTCAGTCAATGATCAAAGCTTCATGTCTCCCTTAAGAGCAGGATACTTACAATGTGCAAAAAACACTTTGTGGAATGTTCAACAATCCAATACTAAGAAAAAGTTTTGAAGCCGGCAAGTAATCAGTTATTAAATATTTCCCACAAATTGGAAATTTTGCTTGATATAGGTAGTAGTAATGAAAGCTTTTACTATTTAGATGGATACAATCTTGGAGCAGATGTTGGGGATATTGTAAGTGTGAGACTAAGAGGGAGATTATTGAATGGGTTGGTGATCTCCAAAAAAAACTTTTCGAAAATTAATAAAGATGAATCAAATATTGATGGAGTAAAAAGCATAAGATATTTGTTTGTTGAAAGTATTTTGCAGAAAAAAATAATTGATGACTCTTGGAGAGAATGTATAGAGTCCCTAGCCTCTTTTTATATGGTTAGTAATTTGAAAATGTTTAAAACGGCATTTCCTCCTGGCTGGATTGGTAAATATAAACATTTTTCTAAAGGTTTAAAAGATCAAATATGGATTGAAACTAAAAAAGAATTTGATATTAAGAAAAATGGATTAACTCAAAAAGAATTTTTTTTAATGAATACTTTGCCTGAAAAAGGTAATTGGCAAAGTGAATTAATAAAGTCTGGTTTTAATTACACCCTAATTAACTCAATGGTCAGTAAAAATTACCTCCTTAAATCTAAAAGAAAAAAAAATTTAAATACTAAATTAAATTCCTTTTTAAATGATCATAGTCCAACGAAAAAACCAAATCTTACAAATGAGCAAAAAATTGCATTTCAAGAATTTCAAACAATGAAACCAGGAGATGCTTTACTTCTATGGGGAGAAACAGGTTCAGGTAAAACAGAAGTTTATATGAGAATTGCTGAAGATCAATTTCTTAAGAAAAAAAGTTGTTTGATACTAGCCCCAGAAATTGGATTAATTCCTCAACTTATTGATAGGTTTAGTCGGCGATTTAATAATGTCGTTTACGAATATCATAGTAACTGTTCTCCCAATCATAGAACTGTAGTTTGGAAGACAATTATTAATGCTAATGAACCTTTAATAGTAATAGGAACAAGGTCCGCAGTTTTTCTTCCAATTAAAAATCTTGGATTAATAATAATGGATGAAGAACATGATAATTCTTATAAACAAGATAGTCCTATGCCTTGTTATGACGCAAGAGAGATCGCTATTGAAATAGTAAAAAGGAATTCTGCAAAGTTAATTTTTGGGAGTGCAACCCCATCAATGAAGACTTGGAAAAAGTGTGTTTTTGAAAAAAATTTTAAATTGGTAAGAATGATTCAAAGGATATCCAGTCATGAGATCCCTGAAATAAGCATTATTGATATGCGGGATGAGTTCAAGAAGGGAAATATGAAAATTTTTTCCAATGAATTATTACAATTGCTTCCTCAACTACGCTTAAAAAAAGAGCAGGCAATAATTTTGATCCCTAGGAGGGGGCATAGTGGGTTTTTAAGTTGTAGAAATTGCGGATATTTAATAAATTGCCCTAACTGTGACGTTCCTTTATCAGTGCATCTCGGTTCACAAGGAAAAAAATGGTTAAGTTGTCATTGGTGTGATCATAAATCGAGATTGATCAATCGTTGCCCAGATTGTCATTCAACTGCCTTTAAACCTTTTGGAATAGGTACACAAAGGGTAATAGAGTTTTTAAATGAAGAATTTCCTGACTTAAGAGTACTGCGCTTTGATAGAGATACAACCTCAGTGAAGAATGGTCATAGAGATATTCTTTCAAAGTTTTCTAAAGGTGATGCTGATATTCTTGTGGGAACTCAAATGTTGGCAAAAGGGATTGATATCCCCAATATTACTCTTTCAGTAGTTATTGCAGCAGATGGGTTGCTTCATCGCCCAGATATTTCGGCAGAAGAAAAATCATTACAATTGTTTTTGCAATTAGCTGGCAGGGCAGGCAGGGCTCAAAAAAAAGGAAAAGTAATTTTTCAAACGTATAAACCTAACCATCCAGTAATTTCGTATCTTCAGAAAAGAGATTATGAAAGATTCTTAAGTGAAAACTCGAGATTGAGAAAAGATGCTAATTTATTTCCATTTTGCACGATTTGCCTTCTTAAATTATCAGGTGAAAATTATGAATTAACTGAGTCAATTGCAATAAAATTAGCAAAATATCTACTCAATTTTTGTGAGAAAAAGAACTGGAAATTAATTGGTCCTGCTCCTAGTTTAATTGCTAAAGTCGGCAAAAAATTTAGATGGCAGATATTAATTCATGGTCCTGAAGGAACAAAGATACCTTTACCTGATAGATCAATAATATGGAAACTTATTCCAAAAAATGTTTTTTTAACAATTGATGTTAATCCAGCAGAGTTGTAATTACTTTGATGGAAGTTGGGGTAAATCTGTACCTAATTTGAATCTATAGAATCTTAATAAATAAGCCAATAACATAATTATTAAAATAGTAGATATCCCAATCAAAAGTTTGTTGAGGCTCCAGAAAGAAAATTCAAGACTATTTATCTGCCCTTGATTTAAATTCCAAATTATTAGATTTTTTGTGATTTCTAAATTTGAATTATTTTTATCAATAAGGGTAGCTCGATTAGGGTGAATAATTTTGAAAATGAGTTCTAAATTATCAATACCTTGAATAGAATTTAGGTCCAAATCTAACTTGTAAAAGTATTTTTTAAAAAAAATGAAGTTTTTTTGAGAAGTATTAATTTCAATATTTGTTGACCCTCCCGCTAACTCTCCAGCTTTATTTTGGGTAATTTTAAGAACTCGCTTTGTATCTTCTAGATTGAGATTTTTATGTATCAAAGAAAAGGTTGATTCGTCTTGTTCAATTTCTGCGTCAGGAAAAATATCTTTAATCTTCTCTTCAAATTTTAATTGCCAAGGAAATTTCTTGATGTATTTACTTTCTATTACTAAATTATTGGTTATTGAATCAAGTTCACTAAGATCAAGGGTATCCTCAACTTTAACGCAGCCACTTAAAAGTGGAATTAATAATAATAGTATTAAAAGAATGATCAGTGAAAAGCCTTTCTGAAAGGGTTTTGTTTCACCAGTTGGAGTCTCAGTTACATTAATAAATTTCTTTTTCTCCAATACTTCTCTTTTTTTACGCAGTGAGTTAAGAGATTTTCTATTTAGTGATGGAGCGCTTTCAAACTGTACGTTCCAATTTTCTGGCTTTTTAATTTCAGGAGAGTCTATAACTTCCATCAAATATTTTGCATTTTCTCTCGTCTTATTATCGTAAGATTTTAGAAGTTCTTTACAAAAACTTTTAGCCTCCTCCTTTTTATTGATTCCACAAAGAGCAGTAATTAAGATTGTTCTTAAATTCACTCCCTCTTTACATGACAAAGGAAATAATTCGATTAAAGGCAAAAGAAATTCAATACAGTAATGATACTCACCTTTAGCTAAAGCAAGTTCTACTTTTTCTAAAACTTGCTCATAAGTTTTCATAGCTTAGGCGACTATCATTGTACCTATTCCAGAATTTGTAAAAATCTCAAGAAGTAATGAATGTTCTATTCTTCCATCAATTATATGAGCTGCTTTTACTCCTTGTGCTAGAGCTCTTATGCAGCATTCTGTCTTTGGAATCATACCTTCAGTCACAATTTTTTTATCAATAAAATCTCTTGCCTCTTTGAGATTCGTTTTTTCAACAAGACTTTTTTTGTTATCTTTTTCTTTTAAAATCCCTTGAGTATCAGTAAGAAGAATAAGTTTTTCTGCATTTATTGCAGCAGCAATTTCTCCAGCAACAAAATCAGCATTAATATTATGGGAGATACCCTCTAAGGTTGATCCAATACTAGAAATAATAGGGATATATCCTTTAGAAATAAGAGGATCTAATATTTCAGGATTGATTTTTGTAACCTCTCCCACTAACCCATGGCTCCCATCTCCTAGTTCTCTAGATTGAATTAAGTTGCTATCAAGACCTGATATTCCCACAGCTAAGGATCCAGTTTTATTAATGCCTTTTACAATTTGTTTGTTAACTCTACCCATTAGGACCATCTCGACAATTTCCATTGTTTTTTGATCAGTAATTCTTAATCCATTTTCGAATTTAGGAGATATTTCTAATTTCTTTAACCAATTATTAATCTCGGGTCCACCTCCATGAATTACTATCGGACAAACCCCCACGGTTGATAAAAGTGCTACGTCTCTAAAAAAAGCATTTTTTAAATTATCATCCTCCATAACAGAACCACCATACTTGATAACAATTTTTCTACCTGAGAAACTTTGTATATATGGAAGTGCTTCGCTTAATATTGATACTCTTTGAGAATCATTCATTATTAAAAATCATTAAAACTTGATTGAATTGGGGAATTAGGTTTTTACAAATATATCCCTATATTCAATAAAAGAGAATAAAATCAAATTCTTTTTTATTATCGTCGATAATAAATTCTGATTCAAGACCTTTGACAAAAAACCTGTTTAATCTTTCTTGTTTTTCAATCCATTTCTCTAGAGGGACAGCGTTTAATTCGAAACGCATTCTGAGACCATTTTTTTCTTCTTTTGTAATTTCTTCTATTTCTTTTAGTTGAGGGGGATTATCCTCGTCCCACAAATTTAAAGATTCTAATGACGATTCAAGATGAGCTTTTATCCCATACCTCCATCTTGTAACATCTTTAACTAGTGCTGTTAATTCTTTTGGTCTGTTAAATTTATTTGTCGCAAAATTTATCTTGTCACACAACTCTACAGGAGGTATTTCGGAAGTCTTTAAACCTAATCCAATAAGAAAAATAGGTACTCCATAAAAAAAGGTAGGTACACTTAAATTTACTGAGTCTGTAAAATAAGCAGTCATTCCAACAAAAGCTAATATACCCCCAGCGGTTACGATTAAGTTTCCAGGCGATAAATATTTCTTCATTTTAATTTAGTAGAATGAGTTAAATGTGCTAATAAGTATTATGCAAGATCCTAATACTGCAAATCAAGGAGATTTAATTTTTAAACTTGATCAAGATAGAGCATGGCTTTTAGAAAATCTTGATAAGGGTAAATGGCCAGAAATTAGAAGCGAACTTGCCGCGCTTGAAAGAAAAATAAGCAAACTAATTATAAGTGTTCAAGAAAATAATGTTGATATTTGATTTAAAAAGGTATTTCGTCTACTTCGGGTACTAAGGGTGAACTATCCCAACTAGATTTTTTGTTGCTTTCTTTATTTTCAAATGACTCATTATTTTCTTTTTTATCAGACTTCATAAAGTCAACTGGCGATATTTGATGAATCTTTGAAGCTGTTAGTTCTGGTTGCTTTTCTTTTGTTCCGTCTTTTCTAGTGACAGAATTCATCTTTAAACGTCCCTCAATAACAATATTTTGCCCCTCCTTTAGTTGATCTACCATTTCTTGGGCAATATTGCCCCATCCTATGATTTTGAGATCTCTGGTTGGATCTTCACTACGTAATCCTTTAAAATTAACAATCATTTCTGCAATTGGAGTTTGGTTTTCTTTGGTATACCTCATTTGGGGAGCGCTATTAATTACCGCCTGAATTAAACAATGATTCATTACTTACTATTTAATTAAAGACATACTGATGCAGAATCAAGAAAAATGCCACGAAAATGTTTGGATCCTATCAGGAACTTCGGATGGACCTGTAATAGCTAATAAGCTTCTTCAACTTAATTACTCAGTTTTTGCAAGTGTTTTAACTTATAAAGCAGGGCAAGCTTATATTGAAAATCCAAAGTTACATATCATTACGGGTAAATTAAATAATAAAGATGAAATAATTAATTTCATAAAAAAAAATCAAATCAAATGCGTTGTCGATGCCACTCATCCGTTTGCCGTGATAATTTCTAAAAATCTTAATAATGCATGTAAGGAGATTAATATACCTCTATTACTATTTGAGAGGAAATCTCTAATAAATAACAATAATAATTTTTTTTATATTGATGATTTAGAGGATATAAATAACGTTGATCTAGAAAATAAGAATATTCTTCTGGCAATAGGATCACGATTTCTTAACGATACAGCTAAATATTATATGAATTGTAAAGCAAATGTATTTACAAGGGTACTTCCAACTTATGAGAGCATAACTAAAGCTTTTGGATCATGTATTAAAAATTCAAATATAGCGATACTTGAACCGAGTAAAAATAATGAAATCATTTTAGAAAAAAAACTTTGTGATTTTTGGGAGATAGATTATGTTCTATGCAGAGAATCTGGAAGTTATTCTCAGAAAAACTGGGAGAGTATAGTTTCTGGAAGTAAAATGAAGTTGTTTTTGGTTAAAAGGCCGAAAGTTAAAAATGATTATTCTTACTCTTTTAATCAATACCATAATTTGATAAATCACATAATTAAAAAAAAATATTGATGTTTAATTCATTATGGAACTATTAGTTATGATCACAACTGAATCAAGTAGAGCAAATGCTTTGCGAATGGCTAAATTACTAATACAAAATAAACTTGCAGCTTGTGTTTCAATAAAGCAAATTTTTTCAATTTATAAGTGGGATGATGATATTGAGGAAACTAAAGAGTTTGAAATTACAATAAAAAGTAAACCAGAATTTAAAGATTATTTAATTGAGTTCTTAAATAAAATTTCTACATATGATGTCCCACAAATTATTTACAAAAAATACTATTCTGAGATGAAATATTATGATTGGATCAACAAGACTATTTGATTAAATTTCTATTATTAACTTTCTAAGATCGATATTAGATCTAGATCCTAATTGTGTAATTATTTGCCCGGCACAAATTGAACCTATCTTTCCGCATTTTTTTAGGGGATAATTTTTTATTAATCCATGAATAAATCCTCCTGCATAAATATCTCCCGCCCCGGTTGTATCAATAATCTTGCCTTTTGTAATTGACTTAATTACTTCGATATCATTTTTGTTAATTATGAGAGAACCATTGCTACCTAAAGTTACTACGACTAATTCGCATAAGGAAGACAGGTCTCCTTGACAATTTGCTAATTTATCCTTTTTAAATAGACTCAACACCTCGGATTCATTACAAAAAACTATATCTACATAATTATCAATTAATTCCAAGAAACTGTCTCGGTGTCTATCTACACAAAATGAATCAGACAATGAAAGAATTATTTTTGTATTAGATTGTTTTGCAATTTGAGCTGCTTTAAGAAAAGCATTTTTGGCTAATTCGCTGTCCCATAAATACCCTTCTAAATACAAGTATTTACTTTCTTTGAGTACACTAAAATCTATGTCTTTCGGTTCAAACTCTATAGATGCTCCTAGATAAGTGCACATAGTTCTTTGTGCATCCGGTGTAACCAAAATGATTGAATGAGCTGTTGAAGCACCTTCAATAGTTGGTGGAGTATTGAATATAGTTTTACTTTTTTTAATATCGTCAGAAAAAAAATTCCCAAATTGATCATTTTTCACCCTTCCAATAAACTGAACATGATTACCTAATTCTGCTAAGCAAACAACTGTATTTGCTGAGGATCCCCCTGATATTTGTTTGATCACTTTGCAATTTTCTAACAATCTCTGAGATTCATTAGAATTTATGAGATTCATTGATCCTTTATCCAGATTATTTATCTCAAGAAACTTATCTTCAATATTTACAATAATATCTACTATTGCGTTGCCCAGACCAATGAGATCAAACTTTTTATTATGTTCAAAATGTCTAAAGGATCCCTTCATTTATTTGAAACTAAATTACCTTAGAAGTGCTCTTTTAGGACCATGAATTGGGTCTTCAATTACTATCGTTTGATCTCTATTCGCCCCCAACGAGACAATAGCAATTGGAACCTCCATTAATTCAGCTAAAAATCTGAGATAATTCATAGCATTCTCTGGGAGATCAGATAGTTTTCTGCAATCTGCAGTTGAACATCGCCAACCTTTTAACTTTTTGAAGATTGGCTTACATTTTTTTAAGTCATCTGAATTTGTAGGAAAGTAGTCTATTTCCTCTCCATCGAGATCATATGCAATGCAAACTTGAATTTCATCTAATTCATCTAACACATCTAGTTTCGTAACGGCTAAACAATCGAGACCATTTACAGATACAGCATATTTACCAATAACTCCATCAAACCAACCACATCTTCTCCTTCTTCCAGTAGTGGTTCCAAATTCACTGCCTCTATCACAGAGTTGGTCATTAATACTCCCTTGTAGTTCCGTTGGGAATGGCCCTTCACCTACTCTTGTTGTATAAGCTTTAGCGACACCTATGACTCTATCAATTAATGTGGGACCAACTCCAGCCCCAATACATGCCCCTCCTGATATAGGGTTTGATGAGGTAACAAAAGGATAAGTACCATGATCTAAGTCAAGTAGAGTACCTTGAGCACCTTCGAATAGAATATTCTTCTTGTTTTTTGAGGCTGCATGTATAGTCCTCGTGCAATCAACTACATGCTTTGATAATCTTTTCCCATAGTCAAGATACTCTTCAACAATGTCTTCTAATTTAAGTGGTTTAATTCCATAGATTTTTTCTAATAGACCGTTTTTTTCCTTTAATGGAATTTCGATCACGTCACTTAGCCTTTCCTTATTGAGCAAATCTCTTATTCTAATACCATTTCTTTGTGATTTATCCGCATAAGTTGGGCCAATCCCACGACCTGTAGTCCCTATTTTGTTTAAACCTCTATCAGCCTCCATGGCTTCATCTAGTATTCGGTGGTAGGGCATTGTTACATGTGATGTTGATGAAATTTTTAATCCTGAGATATCAATTCCATTATCAATTAACATGTCAATTTCTTTCAACAAGATTTTTGGATCTACAACAGTTCCAGAACCAATTAGACAAGAAGTATTTTTATAAAGTATCCCTGAGGGAATTAAATGTAATTTTAAGACTTTATCATCTACTACTATGGTATGTCCTGCATTTACTCCCCCTTGGTAGCGTACGACAACATCTGCCGAACGACTAAGTAAATCCGTTATTTTACCTTTTCCTTCGTCACCCCATTGGGCTCCGATTACAACAACATTGGCCAATTTTAGAAGAGCATTATTTTTGTGCGAATATTTAATATATTCAAAAATCTTGATTTACTATTAAAAAGTAAATGAATTGTATCAACTTTCTCTTAGGACCATTTTTTCAGCAAGAGAAAATTCTTTCGTTAAACGCTCCTTAAGTTTATCTGGTAAAGGTCTAGTTGCAAAGTTTTTGTAATGACCTGCCATAGCATTTAATGCTGTTTGCATGGTGGTAAATGATTGAGTTTTATTGACCATCCCTCTATTCCTGTATCTGGAGATATAGTCAGTTATAAGTGTAAGAGCCTCACTTCTTACTTCATCTTTATTTGGTGAATCTTTTGGAGTATCAACTGCTGTTTGTAATACTTTAACGACTGAAATTGTAT encodes the following:
- the cobK gene encoding precorrin-6A reductase — its product is MQNQEKCHENVWILSGTSDGPVIANKLLQLNYSVFASVLTYKAGQAYIENPKLHIITGKLNNKDEIINFIKKNQIKCVVDATHPFAVIISKNLNNACKEINIPLLLFERKSLINNNNNFFYIDDLEDINNVDLENKNILLAIGSRFLNDTAKYYMNCKANVFTRVLPTYESITKAFGSCIKNSNIAILEPSKNNEIILEKKLCDFWEIDYVLCRESGSYSQKNWESIVSGSKMKLFLVKRPKVKNDYSYSFNQYHNLINHIIKKKY
- the cutA gene encoding divalent-cation tolerance protein CutA; this translates as MELLVMITTESSRANALRMAKLLIQNKLAACVSIKQIFSIYKWDDDIEETKEFEITIKSKPEFKDYLIEFLNKISTYDVPQIIYKKYYSEMKYYDWINKTI
- a CDS encoding adenosine kinase; its protein translation is MKGSFRHFEHNKKFDLIGLGNAIVDIIVNIEDKFLEINNLDKGSMNLINSNESQRLLENCKVIKQISGGSSANTVVCLAELGNHVQFIGRVKNDQFGNFFSDDIKKSKTIFNTPPTIEGASTAHSIILVTPDAQRTMCTYLGASIEFEPKDIDFSVLKESKYLYLEGYLWDSELAKNAFLKAAQIAKQSNTKIILSLSDSFCVDRHRDSFLELIDNYVDIVFCNESEVLSLFKKDKLANCQGDLSSLCELVVVTLGSNGSLIINKNDIEVIKSITKGKIIDTTGAGDIYAGGFIHGLIKNYPLKKCGKIGSICAGQIITQLGSRSNIDLRKLIIEI
- a CDS encoding adenylosuccinate synthase codes for the protein MANVVVIGAQWGDEGKGKITDLLSRSADVVVRYQGGVNAGHTIVVDDKVLKLHLIPSGILYKNTSCLIGSGTVVDPKILLKEIDMLIDNGIDISGLKISSTSHVTMPYHRILDEAMEADRGLNKIGTTGRGIGPTYADKSQRNGIRIRDLLNKERLSDVIEIPLKEKNGLLEKIYGIKPLKLEDIVEEYLDYGKRLSKHVVDCTRTIHAASKNKKNILFEGAQGTLLDLDHGTYPFVTSSNPISGGACIGAGVGPTLIDRVIGVAKAYTTRVGEGPFPTELQGSINDQLCDRGSEFGTTTGRRRRCGWFDGVIGKYAVSVNGLDCLAVTKLDVLDELDEIQVCIAYDLDGEEIDYFPTNSDDLKKCKPIFKKLKGWRCSTADCRKLSDLPENAMNYLRFLAELMEVPIAIVSLGANRDQTIVIEDPIHGPKRALLR
- the psb27 gene encoding photosystem II protein Psb27, encoding MLLKWTSKLFLKNLTKTISFSISLIVVFTLFSSPSIAAKTSMTGDYTKDTISVVKVLQTAVDTPKDSPNKDEVRSEALTLITDYISRYRNRGMVNKTQSFTTMQTALNAMAGHYKNFATRPLPDKLKERLTKEFSLAEKMVLRES